TACACAACCACTGTGGCTGGAAGAGGTCTGTTCGATCCCCTTGTGGCAGGATAAGCACTGTTCATGTTGGGCGTTGCGCGGAGAACAGCCCATAAGTGAAAAAGTACTTAAAATCAAAAGTATGAAGAAAAAAAATATGCGCATGGTAATTTGGGACAGCATAGCAGCAGACCGGGAATCTTGCCAGTGACAGGATGATATCTGCAGAAAAAAGCCGGCGGTTTGAGCCGCCGGCACCACATGAAGGAGGGATAGGTGAGTATCCCTGTGTTGCTTGTTTTGCCGGTTATTTTCCGGTAGTACTGATTTTTACGGTCTTTTTGAACTCTTTCCAGAGGAACGGATCATCATCCATGGTGCCGAACGGCAGGTACCAGAGCCTGACTTCCAGATCCAGGGTGTCGCTGCTGATGCTGCTTACCTTCTTGCCATCCTTCTCCTCTGTCTTGACCGGGAAGAAGATGTCATGGGTTGTGATGATCGTCCTCAACGGCGGCAGGCTGGTGTCTTCCAGCATACCGCTCTTTTCGTAAGGACCACGTCCCATCCGGTCGCCTTTACCCAGTTGCTGAGGAATCGGCATGAATATACGTTCTGCGTTGAATACTTCCTTGCCACTCTTGTCTTTTGCTTTTACCGACAGAACCAGTCGGTTGGGGGTCGGTCAGCCATCGGGTATGCCGTGACCGGCCTTGTTGGTCAGCTCAATCCGTACCGCTGCCTTGGGACGGATAGTCGTGTTATCCCGCCAGTAGACCGAGTTGGTTTCCACATGCATCTCAACCGCCTTTTGAGCCATCTCCTTGGAGCGGTAACTCTGCATGTTATGGCCCAGCTTGCTCTCACGCATATGGCACTGCTGGCAGCTCTTGTTGCCCCCTTCCGGTATATAGGCCATCAGGTAGCTGGCATAGCCGGTTGCACACTGGGTCGGGTTTTCCTGATCAAAGTTGGGGCCCTGTCCGTGACACTGGCCACACATGATCGATTCAGACATGATCTGCCCTTTGGCCATTTTGGTGAACTTGCCATCCATATGCTCGCCTGACTTGCTGCCGTAGACCGTATCCTTTTTGGGGTAGCCTTCAGACCACTTGTGGGTAATGGCATTACGGTTGTGGCAGATCAGGCAGTTAATATTAAGTGAGGAAAGGGTCTTCTCAAGTTTTTCTGCCTTGTCGGTATCTTCCTTTTTAATGGCGGCATCCCAATCCCAGAGCGTGGTCACGATTTCCTGAGCAACCTTGTCGGTTGCATCAGCCAGTTGGGGCAGGTGACACTTGGTACAGCCCTGCAGGTGTTCAACCTTGACATCCTTGGGTGACTTGACACCGGAGGCGGGCCAATCCATTGCGCCGTTGATGATAGCGGTCCTGAAGGTGGCTGCAGTACGTCCTGTGCCAAAGATAGAGCGGGCGTGGATCGATTTTGCCCATTCGTCATGGGCCTGCTGATGGCAGCCGATGCAGGAACTGGAGTCATAGCGTGCCACCAGTTCGGCAATACTGTTGGCCTTGGGCTGCGAAGCAAGGGTGGCGTCGCGGCCAACACCGACAGGAGCGGCAAGCGCCGCTACGGCAAAGGTACTAAGTGCCAGGCAGGCCAGAACTGTAGTACGAAATAGGTGCATAGTGATTACTCCCCGTGAATCATTAAAGCTGCCATGTCTGGTTTAGCAGCCTTGCAGGGCTGCCGCTGCCTTGTCCACCTTGACTGTGTCGCCAGCCTTCAGATCGGCAGCATTTGGTGCCTGGATGGTAAGTTTTGCACCGTCCACAGCAGTAACCTTGCCGGCTTTCCCGTTCAACTTTACCTTGGCGCCTGCTTTGAATTTTGCATCAGCGCCCATTTCAACCACAGCCTGGCCATCGGCAACGGAAACCACCTTGCCCTCGGCAGCAAAGGCAGCAGTGGCGGCAAAGAGGGACAGAGTCAGTACGGAAATGAGTTTCTTCATTGTTTTCTCTCCTTTTGATTCGTAATGGGCAGACAGGGCTACATTGAGTCTACCGGTTGTGCCCACCTGATTTTAATCCCGGACCGTTCAGCTGCCTTGGCAGGTTCCGAAACCTTTGGAGGCGCCGCCTTTGGTGAGGGTGCCGTGGCAGCATCAGGCACGGCTTTGGTGGCAGCTGCAGCATTCGAGCCTGGTTGCTGAACCTGTTGAGCTTCTTCTTTGCTGCGGCGGAAACTGACCTGTTCAACCGGATCGCCGTTCTGCTCAATCCGTATCGTCTGAATCTTGCCTGAGCGGTGCGTGATAATGATCTCGTCAGCCATGGATGCGGTTGCCATTGAAAAGAGGCCAAGGCTCATCAAGGCAGGAAGCAGTTTCAGAACATTCATGTAGGCTCCTGATCTGGTTGTTGTCCGGTCAGGGGGTAACACGTTCCCCCCGACCGGGCTTGGCATGGTTAGAAAATCACCTGTAGCTGGGTAATAAAGGTGTTGAAGTCTTTGGTCCGTACATTGGTACCATCCGGACCGCTGTAGGTACCCTTCTTGTCAAACATGGTCATGCCGTACTCCATGGTAACCTTCAGGTTCTGGCCCCAGATGTAGTAGTTGGCACCGACGCCGGCCCAGTCAACCCGCTGGTCGTAAATGTTGTTCAGTTGGGCAAATTTCCACTTTTCGTAGCGGCCGAAGAGTTGCAGCGGCAGGTTGGGCAGCATGTAGCCTCCCTTGAGGTACCAGCCGTTTTTCTCCCCGTTCAGTCCGATGGTGTTCGTGTCGGGGTTGGCGCCCAGATAGGCGTTGTCCAGCTTGTAGTTGGCGTAGGCACCGGAAACGGTAATGGTGCCCATATCTTTAACCGGATACTCAAAGAAACCGTCCAGGGTCCAGGCGTAATAATCCTTTTCACCGGTTTTTGCTGCCACGTTGCTGTAGGCAACCTTCGGTTCATACTGCATGGCACCGCCGATGGTCAAAACCTTCTTTTTGCCCAGATAGGTCCCCTTGTAGCCATAGTCGTTCTCCGGATCAAGCAGCGAGGCATGGGCCCGCATGGTGTAGCGGAAGTTGGATTTGGGAGCACTCTCGCCGGAAGCCGCTTTCCGCCCTTCCATGACGTCAAGCCGGTACTGGAACATATCCTTGTACACGTTGCCCCAGACTGCCAGACCCATGTCACGGGTGGTCACAAAGGGGGCGCGGATGAACAGGGAACGGTCCAGCGTCAGAGGCATTTCACAGGCCTCCAGGTTCTCACGCGAGAAATTGTACTTGAATTTACCGACATTGACATTGAAGGCGTCATGCAGGTTAAAACGTACAACCGCATCCAGGATCGTGAATTCAGGGTTGGTCGGCGTACTGTTGACTCCCAGAGTGTTGATGCTGGTCTGGTCCACAAACTCCGTCTGCACATACAGGCTCATCATATCGCCATAGGCCCCCATCAGGGCCAGCCGGTTCCGGCGGAAGTTGAAGTTGGTGGTTGTGTCATCGTTGTTGGTGCCTGAACCGCTGTCACGGACAGTCATCTGGAACTGGCCCTTATAGTCAATTTGCAGCACCCCTTTATCATCAGGCCCGAAGGTTATCTGGGGGCCGGCCATGGCCGGTGCGGCCAGGCCCAGCATCAGTGCGGCTGCAGCGCTTACTTTACCGATTTTAGT
Above is a window of Trichlorobacter lovleyi SZ DNA encoding:
- the extKL gene encoding multiheme c-type cytochrome (seleno)protein ExtKL yields the protein MHLFRTTVLACLALSTFAVAALAAPVGVGRDATLASQPKANSIAELVARYDSSSCIGCHQQAHDEWAKSIHARSIFGTGRTAATFRTAIINGAMDWPASGVKSPKDVKVEHLQGCTKCHLPQLADATDKVAQEIVTTLWDWDAAIKKEDTDKAEKLEKTLSSLNINCLICHNRNAITHKWSEGYPKKDTVYGSKSGEHMDGKFTKMAKGQIMSESIMCGQCHGQGPNFDQENPTQCATGYASYLMAYIPEGGNKSCQQCHMRESKLGHNMQSYRSKEMAQKAVEMHVETNSVYWRDNTTIRPKAAVRIELTNKAGHGIPDGUPTPNRLVLSVKAKDKSGKEVFNAERIFMPIPQQLGKGDRMGRGPYEKSGMLEDTSLPPLRTIITTHDIFFPVKTEEKDGKKVSSISSDTLDLEVRLWYLPFGTMDDDPFLWKEFKKTVKISTTGK
- the extI gene encoding selenite/tellurite reduction operon porin ExtI, translated to MTKIGKVSAAAALMLGLAAPAMAGPQITFGPDDKGVLQIDYKGQFQMTVRDSGSGTNNDDTTTNFNFRRNRLALMGAYGDMMSLYVQTEFVDQTSINTLGVNSTPTNPEFTILDAVVRFNLHDAFNVNVGKFKYNFSRENLEACEMPLTLDRSLFIRAPFVTTRDMGLAVWGNVYKDMFQYRLDVMEGRKAASGESAPKSNFRYTMRAHASLLDPENDYGYKGTYLGKKKVLTIGGAMQYEPKVAYSNVAAKTGEKDYYAWTLDGFFEYPVKDMGTITVSGAYANYKLDNAYLGANPDTNTIGLNGEKNGWYLKGGYMLPNLPLQLFGRYEKWKFAQLNNIYDQRVDWAGVGANYYIWGQNLKVTMEYGMTMFDKKGTYSGPDGTNVRTKDFNTFITQLQVIF